CCGAGACAGCTATTCCCACACTTTCCTGCCCCCTGTGCTGCAAGGCATATATGCCGTAGAAGGCGTACTTCTGCGCATGCTCAACGTTGAAGATTCCAAATATACCGCACATGCCTATTAATTTAACTCCACAGGACGATGATCGAACACCTTTGTAGTTTGATGATGTTAGTCATAACATCTTGATACGTAAGCCTCTTCTGGATAGAATATTAAAGGCCATGGCTATAAAGAAGGTAAACAGAAAGGACTTTCTAAGCTTGTTGGAGACGGTCTTTTTCGTGGATTTTATAAAGGGCCTTTCGGTAACCCTTAGGAATCTCCTGAGAAGTCCTATAACCACCAACTACCCTGTAGAGAAGCTCACACCTCCAAAGCGTTACAGAGGGGCACATGGACATTTTGTATGGGATGGTACAGAACCTCCCTCCCTACAGGCCATAGAAAAGTTCATGTCCTATGAGAAAGGGAAGAGTAGATGCGTGGCCTGCTATATGTGTCAGACGGCCTGTCCCATGCCTTCTCTGTTCAGGATAGAGGCTGTACAGATGCCAGACGGCAGGAAGAAGGTGGTGAGGTTTGACATGAACCTTTTGAACTGTCTTTTCTGTGGTCTGTGCGTTGACGCTTGTCCTGTTGGATGTCTTACCATGACAGACCTCTATGAACTTGCCTGCTACTCGAGAAGAGATGCCGTACTTCATAAGGATGACCTTGACAGGAATGCCATAGACTGGAAAAAGAGAAGAGGAGATGAACCTGACAGGATATGGATAGACGACAAGCACAGGGAAAAGCTTTGGGGTAAGATAGAATGGAGTGGTTGATCTTTGGGTTTCTGAGTCTGTGGGCTGTTCTGTCAGGTCTTGGTGTAGTATTCCTTAGAAATCCAGTACATGCCATACTATCCTTCCTTTCTTTAGTTCTTGCACTTTCAGGAATGTTCTTGCATCTTAAGGCAGAA
The DNA window shown above is from Thermocrinis minervae and carries:
- a CDS encoding NuoI/complex I 23 kDa subunit family protein: MAIKKVNRKDFLSLLETVFFVDFIKGLSVTLRNLLRSPITTNYPVEKLTPPKRYRGAHGHFVWDGTEPPSLQAIEKFMSYEKGKSRCVACYMCQTACPMPSLFRIEAVQMPDGRKKVVRFDMNLLNCLFCGLCVDACPVGCLTMTDLYELACYSRRDAVLHKDDLDRNAIDWKKRRGDEPDRIWIDDKHREKLWGKIEWSG